Proteins encoded together in one Papaver somniferum cultivar HN1 unplaced genomic scaffold, ASM357369v1 unplaced-scaffold_21, whole genome shotgun sequence window:
- the LOC113339737 gene encoding uncharacterized protein At5g41620-like isoform X1 produces MERRENSLKSAAKKEEALRVKLKQEVYQQQQRSGGCGGGGGGGPCTTPSPTWKFAIDDDNDVKGSSSNSIISSNTSTADHISARKLGADLWESNQITFGQRMGKGNGFKQLHHHKEKIEPPHQLRNHGHDVNPASNQLHQEPESPSNLRRLVESTLMKHRRSTTGNASAIPPLSPMSCSSSMEVTTYNAGVITPSSSVVLRGKDGVSGYPLKTSTELLKVLNRIWSLEEQHTVNTSIVKSLKLELEQARSRIRELVRVRQADRREVDELVKQITEDKLVRKNKEQGRIRNAVQSVRDELEAERKLRKRSESLHRKLARELSEVKSSLSTALKDLQREGNVQVLLEQLCDEFAKGIGDYDQEVRTLKKKLEKDDSDNELADNNDSEDANDRLILHVSEAWLDERMQMKLADSGSDLAQRNTIVEKLSSEIQTFLQAKNSGSVKNDIHLPKNMVKVNRLCRLSQDSVHLPASAPKDVSYEEEDSASSGSQCFEINNSKCGKAINSRETLEENLVEKRKSNLTKKKLVTHERTYSHNQYNMQEFEEQMGWASSCNGNNNGEHDGKVGNGETSPVEISISQNFEISEVTPTPDNSHERKGKRSETQGSNSNAALNSLIRNKILLSDARNVRPEEEDAYSYPVWRGHASPVQPWVTRLDSPDMGITESSSKWASNNVKESTLKARLLEARLEGQHSRLKGSKAQSRS; encoded by the exons atggaaagaagagaaaACAGTTTAAAGTCAGCAGCAAAAAAGGAGGAGGCTTTGAGAGTAAAGTTGAAACAAGAGGTTTATCAACAACAACAGagaagtggtggttgtggtggtggtggtggtggtggacctTGTACTACTCCATCACCTACATGGAAATTTGctattgatgatgataatgatgtgaaAGGAAGCAGCAGCAACTCCATTATTTCTTCTAATACTAGTACTGCTGATCATATTTCTGCAAGGAAACTTGGTGCAGACCTTTGGGAGTCGAATCAAATCACATTTGGTCAAAGAATGGGGAAAGGAAATGGTTTTAAGCAGCTGCACCACCATAAAGAAAAGATTGAACCTCCTCACCAGCTCAGGAACCATGGCCATGATGTTAATCCTGCTTCTAATCAACTCCACCAA GAGCCAGAAAGTCCAAGTAATTTGAGGAGGCTTGTTGAATCAACATTGATGAAGCACCGTCGATCCACCACAGGGAACGCTAGCGCCATCCCACCTCTTTCTCCAATGAGTTGTAGTAGTTCCATGGAG GTGACGACTTATAACGCGGGCGTTATCACTCCTAGTAGTTCTGTGGTTCTTAGGGGTAAGGATGGAGTATCTGGTTACCCTCTCAAGACATCTACGGAGCTATTAAAGGTGTTGAATAGGATTTGGAGTCTCGAAGAACAGCACACGGTGAATACATCAATTGTGAAATCGTTGAAATTGGAGCTGGAACAAGCTCGGTCTCGCATCAGGGAGTTGGTTCGAGTGAGACAGGCAGATCGCCGTGAAGTAGATGAGCTAGTCAAGCAAATAACTGAAGACAAACTTGTTAGAAAGAACAAGGAGCAGGGTCGCATTAGAAATGCAGTTCAGTCAGTTAGAGATGAACTTGAGGCTGAGAGGAAGTTACGGAAGAGATCAGAAAGCCTGCACAGGAAGCTGGCTCGGGAGCTCAGCGAGGTGAAATCTTCCTTATCAACAGCATTGAAAGatcttcaaagagaaggaaaTGTTCAGGTGCTATTGGAACAGTTATGTGATGAGTTCGCAAAGGGAATAGGAGACTATGATCAAGAGGTGAGGACTCTAAAGAAAAAGCTTGAGAAAGATGACAGTGACAATGAACTTGCTGATAACAATGATAGCGAGGATGCTAATGATCGTTTAATACTTCATGTTTCCGAAGCATGGCTTGATGAACGTATGCAGATGAAGCTAGCAGATTCTGGCTCTGACCTTGCACAAAGGAATACAATAGTGGAgaagttaagttcagaaattcagACTTTTCTTCAAGCCAAAAACTCCGGTTCTGTGAAAAATGATATCCATCTCCCAAAAAATATGGTAAAGGTCAACAGATTATGCCGACTTTCTCAGGACTCGGTTCATTTGCCTGCAAGTGCACCTAAGGACGTCAGTTATGAAGAAGAGGATTCTGCCAGTAGTGGTTCCCAGTGTTTTGAGATAAATAACAGCAAGTGCGGCAAAGCAATTAACAGCAGGGAAACGTTGGAAGAAAATTTAGTGGAAAAGAGGAAATCTAACCTGACAAAGAAAAAACTTGTAACCCATGAAAGGACCTACAGCCATAACCAGTACAACATGCAAGAGTTCGAAGAGCAAATGGGATGGGCTAGCTCATGCAACGGAAACAATAACGGTGAGCATGATGGTAAAGTAGGAAATGGAGAAACTAGTCCTGTGGAAATAAGCATTTCTCAAAACTTTGAAATTTCAGAGGTCACGCCTACACCGGATAACAGCCATGAAAGAAAAGGTAAACGGAGTGAAACGCAAGGATCAAATTCGAATGCTGCACTGAATAGCTTAATTAGAAACAAGATACTTTTATCAGACGCAAGGAATGTACGtcctgaagaagaagatgcatacAGCTACCCAGTGTGGAGGGGTCATGCCAGTCCTGTGCAACCATGGGTAACTAGATTGGATTCACCTGATATGGGCATAACTGAATCCTCTTCTAAATGGGCAAGCAACAACGTAAAGGAGAGTACGTTGAAAGCGAGATTACTTGAAGCAAGATTAGAAGGTCAGCATTCTCGTCTTAAAGGTTCAAAGGCTCAGAGTCGAAGTTAA
- the LOC113339737 gene encoding uncharacterized protein At5g41620-like isoform X2, whose amino-acid sequence MVLSSCTTIKKRLNLLTSSGTMAMMLILLLINSTKYYMGLIFVFSSFWEPESPSNLRRLVESTLMKHRRSTTGNASAIPPLSPMSCSSSMEVTTYNAGVITPSSSVVLRGKDGVSGYPLKTSTELLKVLNRIWSLEEQHTVNTSIVKSLKLELEQARSRIRELVRVRQADRREVDELVKQITEDKLVRKNKEQGRIRNAVQSVRDELEAERKLRKRSESLHRKLARELSEVKSSLSTALKDLQREGNVQVLLEQLCDEFAKGIGDYDQEVRTLKKKLEKDDSDNELADNNDSEDANDRLILHVSEAWLDERMQMKLADSGSDLAQRNTIVEKLSSEIQTFLQAKNSGSVKNDIHLPKNMVKVNRLCRLSQDSVHLPASAPKDVSYEEEDSASSGSQCFEINNSKCGKAINSRETLEENLVEKRKSNLTKKKLVTHERTYSHNQYNMQEFEEQMGWASSCNGNNNGEHDGKVGNGETSPVEISISQNFEISEVTPTPDNSHERKGKRSETQGSNSNAALNSLIRNKILLSDARNVRPEEEDAYSYPVWRGHASPVQPWVTRLDSPDMGITESSSKWASNNVKESTLKARLLEARLEGQHSRLKGSKAQSRS is encoded by the exons ATGGTTTTAAGCAGCTGCACCACCATAAAGAAAAGATTGAACCTCCTCACCAGCTCAGGAACCATGGCCATGATGTTAATCCTGCTTCTAATCAACTCCACCAAGTATTATATGGGTTTAATCTTCGTGTTTTCAAGTTTTTGG GAGCCAGAAAGTCCAAGTAATTTGAGGAGGCTTGTTGAATCAACATTGATGAAGCACCGTCGATCCACCACAGGGAACGCTAGCGCCATCCCACCTCTTTCTCCAATGAGTTGTAGTAGTTCCATGGAG GTGACGACTTATAACGCGGGCGTTATCACTCCTAGTAGTTCTGTGGTTCTTAGGGGTAAGGATGGAGTATCTGGTTACCCTCTCAAGACATCTACGGAGCTATTAAAGGTGTTGAATAGGATTTGGAGTCTCGAAGAACAGCACACGGTGAATACATCAATTGTGAAATCGTTGAAATTGGAGCTGGAACAAGCTCGGTCTCGCATCAGGGAGTTGGTTCGAGTGAGACAGGCAGATCGCCGTGAAGTAGATGAGCTAGTCAAGCAAATAACTGAAGACAAACTTGTTAGAAAGAACAAGGAGCAGGGTCGCATTAGAAATGCAGTTCAGTCAGTTAGAGATGAACTTGAGGCTGAGAGGAAGTTACGGAAGAGATCAGAAAGCCTGCACAGGAAGCTGGCTCGGGAGCTCAGCGAGGTGAAATCTTCCTTATCAACAGCATTGAAAGatcttcaaagagaaggaaaTGTTCAGGTGCTATTGGAACAGTTATGTGATGAGTTCGCAAAGGGAATAGGAGACTATGATCAAGAGGTGAGGACTCTAAAGAAAAAGCTTGAGAAAGATGACAGTGACAATGAACTTGCTGATAACAATGATAGCGAGGATGCTAATGATCGTTTAATACTTCATGTTTCCGAAGCATGGCTTGATGAACGTATGCAGATGAAGCTAGCAGATTCTGGCTCTGACCTTGCACAAAGGAATACAATAGTGGAgaagttaagttcagaaattcagACTTTTCTTCAAGCCAAAAACTCCGGTTCTGTGAAAAATGATATCCATCTCCCAAAAAATATGGTAAAGGTCAACAGATTATGCCGACTTTCTCAGGACTCGGTTCATTTGCCTGCAAGTGCACCTAAGGACGTCAGTTATGAAGAAGAGGATTCTGCCAGTAGTGGTTCCCAGTGTTTTGAGATAAATAACAGCAAGTGCGGCAAAGCAATTAACAGCAGGGAAACGTTGGAAGAAAATTTAGTGGAAAAGAGGAAATCTAACCTGACAAAGAAAAAACTTGTAACCCATGAAAGGACCTACAGCCATAACCAGTACAACATGCAAGAGTTCGAAGAGCAAATGGGATGGGCTAGCTCATGCAACGGAAACAATAACGGTGAGCATGATGGTAAAGTAGGAAATGGAGAAACTAGTCCTGTGGAAATAAGCATTTCTCAAAACTTTGAAATTTCAGAGGTCACGCCTACACCGGATAACAGCCATGAAAGAAAAGGTAAACGGAGTGAAACGCAAGGATCAAATTCGAATGCTGCACTGAATAGCTTAATTAGAAACAAGATACTTTTATCAGACGCAAGGAATGTACGtcctgaagaagaagatgcatacAGCTACCCAGTGTGGAGGGGTCATGCCAGTCCTGTGCAACCATGGGTAACTAGATTGGATTCACCTGATATGGGCATAACTGAATCCTCTTCTAAATGGGCAAGCAACAACGTAAAGGAGAGTACGTTGAAAGCGAGATTACTTGAAGCAAGATTAGAAGGTCAGCATTCTCGTCTTAAAGGTTCAAAGGCTCAGAGTCGAAGTTAA
- the LOC113339887 gene encoding uncharacterized protein LOC113339887: MAAFRWILQLHKDVPRAAKFYSEGLDFSINVCTLRWAELQSGPLKLALMQHQPNTNSDPVVQKEYSSVLSFTVTDINSSVTKLLALGAELDGPIKHEIHGKVAAMKCIDGHMLGLYEPL, encoded by the exons ATGGCAGCATTCAGGTGGATTCTTCAACTACACAAAGATGTACCCAGAGCTGCAAAATTCTACTCTGAAGGTTTAGATTTCAGCATTAATGTCTGTACTCTTAGATGGGCTGAACTTCAATCTGGTCCTCTTAAACTTGCTCTTATGCAACATCAACCCAACACCAACAG TGACCCTGTTGTGCAAAAGGAGTACTCTTCAGTTTTATCCTTCACGGTGACTGACATTAACAGTTCAGTGACAAAGCTATTGGCATTAGGAGCTGAACTTGATGGACCTATCAAACATGAAATCCATGGAAAG GTAGCAGCCATGAAATGCATTGATGGACACATGTTGGGACTTTACGAGCCGTTGTGA